A genomic stretch from Salvelinus alpinus chromosome 38, SLU_Salpinus.1, whole genome shotgun sequence includes:
- the LOC139566240 gene encoding probable ribonuclease ZC3H12C, translated as MGLKDHPEEDGAGLILDLGLDLEYLHIEGSVSRQAGADTGPSMERGEEEEEACKGSGSCSLSTPGGKEGEVVGEESAGFDSDPEPARNSTGSNPAGRVSVSELDGVPVPNTHQPLCRTPCVDLGSEGPPDPPSGEPSSGEALREYQSKLEFALKLGYTEELVRLVLAKLGPYTLINDILGELVKLGRKVETNQQLTGSTASQTAPSTCSSSSSSSSCGYVEAVEAQQGRTDSPYQTDLLLGDKDNLRPVVLDGSNVAMSHGNKEVFSCYGIQLAVDWFLERGHRDITVFVPSWKKEQSRPDALITDQDILRRLEKDKILVFTPSRRVQGRRVVCYDDRFIVKLAYESDGIIVSNDNYRDLASEKPEWKKLIDERLLMYSFVNDKFMPPDDPLGRHGPSLENFLRKRPIMPEHKKQPCPYGKKCTYGHKCKYYHPERSAQCQRSVADELRASAKTSATSTSAKGQAGEAGLVKSHSVPNNVAMGTKRGSAPKRQCDPSIRALSYGEAEGKLRHAEKSNSLSSSSGSSFCSGSVTLSPAPGGPPSALSDPQEQPPSLGRDTPYMTLPYPHPDPYSSSCDPPDLSYYSVTPAHSGLAARRSPESRFPLDTDLRLLGSSDCGSSGCDSYGERASCLCCPGPLLDKYIHHQHHQHHQHNRLYSQHSAPLLEPHHPHPSPHTHTSVLYGYHQSLARGHSFPHDEPPDPHLKRPLYPLPHQAVGARSSCPGDYPSVSQSGPYPAGSPLGRCLANTRLETLSDSRLYERSLLPPRKAFSWDPYSSQPPQSRYETYQSLPETHDVGWGHTSPWGQTTHSYHPPYPPHPSQPPHPSHAPQPSHPSMPPHHMHQEPPALSRYGEVRGKVYLNLCNIFPSELVGRVMGRNPHVTDAQQLAAAILAEKSQSGY; from the exons ATGGGCCTGAAGGACCATCCGGAGGAGGATGGAGCAGGCCTTATCCTTGACCTGGGGCTGGATTTAGAGTACCTCCACATCGAAGGCTCCGTCAGCAGGCAGGCTGGCGCCGATACAGGGCCCAGTATGGagcggggagaggaggaggaagaggcctGCAAGGGCAGTGGCAGTTGCAGCTTGTCCACGCCtggggggaaggagggggaggtggtgggggaggagagtgctGGGTTCGACAGTGACCCGGAGCCAGCCCGAAACAGCACCGGTTCTAACCCGGCTGGAAGAGTGTCCGTATCTGAGCTAGATGGAGTGCCTGTTCCCAACACCCACCAACCTCTGTGCAGGACTCCCTGTGTGGACCTGGGGTCCGAGGGGCCTCCTGACCCTCCGTCGGGGGAGCCTTCATCCGGGGAAGCCCTGAGGGAGTACCAGTCCAAGCTGGAGTTTGCTCTGAAGCTGGGCTACACCGAGGAGCTGGTGCGGCTGGTGCTGGCCAAGCTGGGGCCGTACACACTCATCAACGACATACTGGGAGAGCTGGTCAAACTGGGCCGTAAGGTCGAGACAAACCAACAGCTGACTGGGTCCACGGCTTCACAGACCGCcccctccacctgctcctcctcttcctcctcttcttcctgtgGGTATGTGGAGGCAGTGGAGGCGCAGCAGGGGAGGACAGACTCCCCTTATCAGACAGACCTCCTCCTGGGGGACAAGGACAACCTGCGGCCCGTCGTCCTGGACGGTAGCAACGTGGCAATGAG CCACGGCAATAAAGAGGTGTTCTCCTGCTACGGCATCCAGCTGGCTGTTGATTGGTTCCTGGAGCGAGGTCACCGTGACATCACTGTGTTTGTGCCGTCCTGGAAGAAAGAGCAGTCCCGCCCTGACGCCCTCATCACag acCAGGATATCTTACGTCGTCTGGAGAAGGACAAGATCTTGGTGTTCACTCCGTCTCGTCGGGTCCAGGGTCGCCGGGTGGTCTGCTATGACGACCGTTTCATCGTCAAGCTGGCCTACGAGTCCGACGGCATCATCGTCTCCAACGACAACTACCGCGACCTGGCCAGTGAGAAGCCAGAGTGGAAGAAGTTAATTGACGAGCGGCTGCTCATGTACTCGTTTGTCAACGACAA gtTCATGCCTCCTGATGACCCTCTAGGTCGTCATGGTCCCAGTCTGGAGAACTTCCTGAGGAAACGTCCCATCATGCCAGAGCACAAGAAGCAGCCCTGTCCTTACG gcaAGAAGTGCACTTACGGCCACAAGTGTAAGTACTACCACCCGGAGAGGAGTGCCCAGTGCCAGCGCTCGGTGGCAGACGAGCTGCGTGCCAGCGCCAAGACCTCTGCCACCTCTACTAGCGCCAAGGGCCAGGCTGGCGAGGCCGGGCTGGTGAAGAGCCACAGCGTGCCCAACAATGTAGCGATGGGTACCAAAAGAGGTTCTGCCCCCAAAAGGCAGTGTGACCCCAGCATCCGGGCGCTGTCCTACGGCGAGGCAGAGGGCAAGCTGAGACACGCTGAGAAAAGCAACAGcctcagtagtagtagtgggagtagttTTTGTAGTGGGAGTGTTACTCTGTCCCCTGCCCCTGGAGGACCCCCCTCTGCCCTCAGCGACCCCCAGGAACAGCCACCGAGCCTGGGCAGGGACACACCCTACATGACCCTGCCGTACCCCCACCCTGACCCCTACTCCTCCAGCTGTGACCCTCCAGATCTGAGCTACTACTCAGTGACGCCGGCCCACTCTGGCCTGGCAGCACGGAGGAGTCCGGAGTCCCGCTTCCCGCTGGACACGGACCTGCGTCTGCTGGGCTCGTCAGACTGTGGCAGCAGCGGATGTGACTCGTACGGAGAGAGAGCCTCCTGTCTGTGCTGCCCCGGCCCTCTGCTGGACAAATACATCCACCATCAGCATCATCAGCACCATCAACACAACCGCCTATACTCTCAACACTCTGCCCCCCTGCTCGAGCCACaccacccccacccctccccccacacCCACACCTCTGTCCTCTATGGCTATCACCAGAGCCTGGCACGGGGCCACAGCTTCCCTCACGACGAGCCCCCTGACCCCCACCTGAAGCGCCCTCTGTACCCCCTCCCGCACCAGGCCGTAGGCGCCCGCTCCAGCTGCCCTGGAGACTACCCCTCTGTGTCCCAGTCCGGCCCCTACCCTGCTGGCTCCCCTCTGGGCCGCTGCCTGGCCAACACGCGGCTGGAGACGCTGTCAGACTCCCGGCTGTACGAACGCTCCCTGCTGCCCCCCAGGAAAGCCTTCTCCTGGGATCCCTACTCCAGCCAACCCCCTCAGTCCCGCTATGAGACTTACCAGAGTCTACCGGAGACCCACGATGTAGGCTGGGGACACACATCTCCATGGGGACAGACCACACACTCTTACCACCCACCCtacccccctcacccctctcagCCCCCTCACCCATCCCATGCCCCTCAGCCATCCCACCCGTCCATGCCCCCCCACCACATGCACCAGGAGCCCCCCGCCCTGAGCCGGTACGGGGAGGTGCGGGGGAAGGTCTACCTCAACCTGTGTAACATCTTCCCCTCTGAGCTGGTGGGCCGGGTTATGGGGAGGAACCCCCATGTGACGGACGCCCAGCAGCTAGCTGCCGCCATCTTGGCTGAGAAGTCCCAGTCCGGCTACTGA